Proteins co-encoded in one Cytophaga hutchinsonii ATCC 33406 genomic window:
- a CDS encoding XRE family transcriptional regulator has protein sequence MSVISENVKYFRKQLGFTQEQLAQRIGIKRSLLGAYEEGRAEPGLETLTILARLFETTVDALISETLSDPGKRKEAMSKDIEGKKLRVLAITVDKDDKENIQLVPEKAAAGYLNGYADPEYVAELPQFYLPIFSGSGTYRAFEIKGDSMLPLASGSLIIGQYVDNWSSVKDQQTYILVTATEGIVYKRIYNNIKKNETLKLVSDNPAYEPYDIHVENVIEIWESKAYISTDFPKPDMSVEKLTAIVSGLQKQMNKLSND, from the coding sequence ATGAGTGTAATCAGTGAGAATGTAAAATATTTCAGAAAGCAGTTAGGTTTTACGCAGGAGCAGCTGGCTCAGCGTATCGGCATAAAGCGTTCATTGCTGGGGGCCTATGAAGAAGGCAGGGCAGAACCTGGCCTGGAAACATTGACGATTCTGGCGCGGTTATTCGAGACAACCGTTGATGCGTTAATTTCTGAAACATTGAGTGATCCTGGTAAACGAAAAGAAGCCATGAGCAAAGATATCGAAGGCAAAAAGCTTCGTGTACTTGCAATAACGGTTGACAAAGATGATAAAGAAAATATTCAGCTGGTACCTGAAAAAGCTGCAGCCGGTTATTTAAATGGCTATGCAGATCCGGAGTATGTAGCGGAACTGCCTCAATTTTATCTGCCGATTTTCAGCGGCAGCGGCACGTATAGAGCCTTTGAAATAAAAGGCGATTCTATGCTTCCTTTAGCAAGCGGAAGTTTAATTATCGGACAGTATGTCGATAACTGGAGTTCGGTTAAAGATCAGCAGACATACATATTGGTAACAGCTACAGAAGGTATTGTATATAAGCGTATATACAACAATATAAAGAAAAATGAAACGCTGAAACTGGTTTCTGATAACCCTGCGTACGAACCATATGACATTCATGTTGAAAATGTGATTGAAATATGGGAATCAAAAGCATACATAAGTACTGATTTCCCTAAGCCGGATATGTCTGTTGAAAAGCTTACAGCTATTGTCAGCGGTCTGCAAAAACAAATGAATAAACTATCAAACGATTAA
- a CDS encoding DEAD/DEAH box helicase: MSFATLGLSPAILKALEKQFYNAPYPIQEQAIPAILKGKDILGIAQTGSGKTASFVLPILQMLQTKPLGKNRHINALVLVPTRELAVQVGQVFQAFSNALPNKIKSLAVYGGVSINPQMIQLQGVEILIATPGRLLDLVDSKAVYLSDVEVLVLDEADKMLNLGFKEEMANIFKLLPQKRQNLLFSATLGKDVDTITEFLLHDPVKIEIIAEEQNIDLIQQIAYAVEDARKGPLLRYLIKEQKMNQVLIFTSSVHRADAVVEKLKANNILAAALHSKKSQGARTEALKQFKAGNIHVLVATDLMSRGIDIPFLPFVINYELPRSPKDYIHRIGRTGRAEASGVAINLISEEETHHFSVIQKKMGKKVHLTDSSGMDLHGF; this comes from the coding sequence ATGTCTTTCGCAACATTAGGTTTATCTCCCGCAATTTTAAAAGCATTAGAAAAACAATTTTATAATGCGCCGTATCCCATTCAGGAGCAAGCGATCCCCGCTATTTTAAAAGGTAAGGATATCTTAGGCATTGCGCAGACAGGGTCGGGAAAAACCGCGAGTTTTGTGTTGCCCATCTTACAGATGCTGCAAACAAAACCTCTGGGAAAAAACAGACACATCAATGCACTGGTGCTTGTGCCGACAAGAGAACTTGCCGTTCAGGTAGGACAGGTATTTCAGGCTTTCAGCAATGCACTTCCAAATAAAATAAAATCATTAGCTGTGTATGGCGGTGTTTCGATCAATCCGCAAATGATTCAATTACAAGGAGTGGAAATATTGATTGCTACCCCCGGCCGTTTGCTGGATCTGGTTGATTCAAAGGCCGTGTATTTAAGTGATGTGGAAGTGCTCGTGCTGGATGAAGCAGATAAGATGTTGAACCTGGGTTTTAAAGAAGAGATGGCAAATATCTTTAAGCTGCTTCCCCAAAAGAGACAGAATTTGTTGTTCTCTGCAACTCTCGGTAAAGATGTAGATACCATTACTGAATTTTTATTGCATGATCCGGTTAAAATTGAAATTATTGCCGAAGAACAAAACATTGATCTGATTCAGCAGATAGCCTACGCGGTAGAAGATGCACGCAAAGGTCCTTTGCTGCGGTATCTGATAAAGGAACAAAAAATGAATCAGGTTTTGATTTTTACATCTTCCGTACACCGTGCCGATGCGGTAGTTGAAAAATTAAAAGCGAATAATATATTGGCGGCAGCTTTACATAGCAAGAAAAGCCAGGGGGCACGCACCGAAGCATTAAAACAGTTTAAGGCAGGCAATATTCATGTGCTGGTTGCAACCGATCTGATGTCTCGTGGCATTGATATTCCTTTTTTGCCTTTTGTAATTAATTATGAATTGCCGCGATCTCCTAAAGACTACATCCATAGAATCGGGAGGACGGGTAGAGCAGAAGCATCCGGAGTCGCAATCAATTTAATCAGTGAAGAAGAAACACATCATTTTAGCGTCATTCAGAAAAAAATGGGTAAAAAAGTACATCTGACAGATTCTTCAGGCATGGATTTACATGGTTTTTAA
- a CDS encoding phospholipase D family protein: protein MLFLCSCSESSKEIPVQEKDFCASIHRNDSLSLTHELEPFIDSMKNKTGVYVLEDGGGSLITRAWLSEYAEETIDIQYFIFSADNVGLIACDYLVRAADRGVKVRILIDDILVEAGVHEILTLDSHENIEIKIYNPGINLGKNIFNKIGKFTTDFRGANQRMHNKTFIVDHKVVITGGRNIADEYFDYDHEYNFRDRDVLLIGKTATDVQQSFESFWVDALSIPITGLVKEDDVTYTDTSRFERLHQYACNPDNFWPQVRKRISNLTETFQVMRDSGRLKWVEHVQFVSDAPGKNDGKQGLGGGGVCTDSLISLIKRATTSIDIQSPYLITTEVGRTLFKAAVDRGVRIRILTNSLASTDNLEAFNGYQRDRKKLLATGVEIYEFRPDAAVRYQIMTGALQEKMQYTPIFGLHAKSMVIDGTIAVIGTFNLDPRSANLNTECVTIIYSKEVAAGVLAGMETEIKPENAWHTTTVFNPDGEAGAKKQAKAWTRRVVPKGIL from the coding sequence ATGTTATTTTTATGCTCCTGTTCGGAATCTTCCAAAGAAATTCCGGTGCAGGAAAAAGATTTTTGCGCATCTATTCACCGCAATGATTCGCTAAGTCTTACACATGAGCTGGAACCTTTCATAGATTCCATGAAAAATAAAACAGGTGTTTATGTACTTGAAGATGGCGGCGGCTCGCTGATCACACGCGCCTGGCTGAGTGAGTATGCAGAAGAAACAATCGACATTCAGTATTTTATTTTTTCAGCAGATAATGTGGGGCTTATTGCCTGTGATTATCTGGTACGTGCGGCAGACCGTGGTGTAAAAGTACGCATCCTGATCGATGATATATTGGTTGAAGCCGGCGTACATGAAATACTCACGCTTGACTCGCATGAAAATATTGAAATTAAAATTTATAATCCCGGTATCAATCTGGGTAAAAATATATTTAATAAGATCGGGAAATTCACGACCGATTTTCGAGGCGCAAATCAGCGCATGCACAACAAAACGTTTATTGTTGATCACAAAGTCGTGATTACAGGTGGCAGAAATATTGCCGATGAATATTTTGATTACGACCACGAATATAATTTCAGGGACAGGGATGTATTACTGATAGGTAAAACAGCAACGGATGTACAACAATCGTTTGAGTCATTCTGGGTTGACGCGCTGAGTATTCCGATCACAGGACTGGTGAAGGAGGATGATGTAACCTATACCGATACAAGTCGTTTTGAACGCCTGCATCAATATGCCTGTAACCCGGATAATTTCTGGCCGCAGGTACGGAAGCGCATTTCAAATCTTACCGAAACATTTCAGGTAATGAGAGATTCGGGCAGGTTAAAATGGGTAGAGCATGTGCAGTTTGTTTCCGATGCACCGGGCAAAAATGATGGCAAACAGGGACTTGGCGGCGGCGGTGTATGCACCGACAGTCTGATTAGTCTTATAAAACGTGCAACAACATCCATTGATATTCAATCACCTTATTTAATCACAACGGAAGTTGGCCGAACGTTATTTAAAGCTGCGGTTGACCGGGGCGTACGCATTCGTATTTTAACAAACAGTCTTGCTTCTACCGATAACCTCGAAGCGTTTAACGGTTATCAGCGCGACAGAAAAAAATTACTTGCAACAGGGGTTGAGATCTATGAATTCAGACCTGATGCTGCGGTGCGTTACCAGATCATGACCGGAGCATTGCAGGAAAAAATGCAGTATACACCCATTTTCGGTTTGCATGCAAAGTCGATGGTGATTGATGGTACCATTGCTGTTATAGGTACATTTAACCTGGATCCGCGCAGTGCCAATCTGAATACAGAATGTGTAACCATTATCTACTCAAAAGAGGTTGCAGCAGGAGTGCTTGCAGGAATGGAAACTGAAATCAAACCGGAAAATGCCTGGCATACGACAACTGTATTCAATCCGGATGGTGAAGCCGGAGCAAAGAAGCAAGCTAAAGCGTGGACACGCAGAGTGGTGCCGAAAGGAATTTTATAA
- the nhaA gene encoding Na+/H+ antiporter NhaA, producing MKVTQMYKNFLENEKAGGVVLIIATIVSLLVANSSIGHSYIGFWEMFVGGHTIEHYVNDGLMTIFFLLIGLELEREVYAGELSNFKKALLPIIAALGGMIVPACIHMFFNTGTPFQSGSGIPMATDIAFAVGILSLLGNKVPLSLKVFLTALAVIDDLGAIFTIAIFYSRGIDVMYLAGAAGIWAVLFILNRRNVNILWPYLLGGIVMWYFMLHSGVHATITGVILAFVIPFGKGDPDSISIKLQHWLHKPVAFIILPIFALANTCIIIDSDWSASLMSTNSIGIFLGLVVGKPLGITLFCAIAVWLGICSIPNDLKWMQVIGVACLGGIGFTMSIFITLLAFDDHAVISGSKIAIMLSSVTAALIGLLWLKMTLKEPLSNELTEEI from the coding sequence ATGAAAGTTACTCAAATGTATAAGAACTTCCTCGAAAATGAAAAAGCAGGAGGAGTTGTACTGATCATTGCAACCATCGTATCATTACTTGTAGCAAATTCTTCGATAGGCCACAGTTATATTGGTTTCTGGGAGATGTTCGTTGGCGGACATACCATAGAACATTATGTGAACGATGGTTTAATGACGATCTTCTTCTTACTTATTGGCCTGGAATTAGAACGGGAAGTGTACGCAGGTGAACTATCCAATTTTAAAAAAGCATTACTTCCGATTATCGCTGCATTAGGAGGAATGATTGTACCTGCCTGTATTCACATGTTTTTTAATACAGGCACACCGTTTCAATCGGGTTCAGGAATTCCGATGGCAACGGACATCGCATTTGCCGTAGGCATTCTTTCCTTACTGGGTAACAAGGTGCCGCTTTCATTAAAGGTATTTCTTACGGCGCTGGCAGTTATTGATGACCTGGGTGCAATATTTACAATTGCTATTTTTTACTCTAGAGGTATTGACGTTATGTATTTAGCCGGCGCTGCAGGTATTTGGGCCGTTCTATTTATTTTAAACCGCCGTAATGTAAATATTCTATGGCCTTATTTACTGGGCGGCATAGTCATGTGGTATTTCATGTTGCACTCAGGCGTACATGCAACAATCACAGGTGTGATCTTAGCCTTTGTAATTCCGTTTGGTAAAGGCGATCCGGATTCCATCTCTATAAAGCTGCAGCATTGGTTACATAAACCGGTGGCATTTATTATTCTGCCCATCTTTGCTTTAGCCAATACATGTATTATTATTGACAGTGATTGGTCAGCATCGCTGATGAGTACAAACAGCATCGGTATTTTCCTGGGTCTTGTTGTTGGTAAGCCGCTTGGTATTACACTGTTCTGTGCTATAGCTGTGTGGCTGGGAATCTGTTCCATTCCGAATGATCTTAAATGGATGCAGGTTATAGGTGTTGCATGTCTGGGCGGCATAGGTTTTACCATGTCCATCTTTATAACCCTGCTGGCGTTTGATGATCATGCGGTTATTTCCGGTTCAAAGATTGCCATTATGCTGTCATCGGTAACAGCAGCCCTTATCGGACTACTGTGGCTAAAAATGACCCTTAAAGAACCTCTTTCCAACGAATTGACAGAAGAGATCTAA
- a CDS encoding AMP-binding protein, with protein sequence MPCFRLHTASATYTASDIQNQTDQQHDALTATALGLCKDWFDGKEWFELKTSGSTGAPKIISIHRSQIEASVNASMDFFELQPCDTVVCPLSMQVIGGQMMLYRSMIGGLDLYILPADKSISQLDTSVGYVFMPVSAIQLYELLQHHPDKVAALNRMKNILIGGSSISDALLASIRKQLQTTVWQSYGMTETVSHVAMRCVHPDTEAYYTALPDIEIAVDPRGCLKIKGAVTRHQWLQTNDIVSLRNEKQFLFIGRADFTVNSGGIKIQVEPVEKIIDTLFQEWQINTAFFVAGKADDAFGEKLILVVEDPDLSPELQTNILHELGKRLPKYHTPKAIQTIRFCYTASGKINRSETLRQK encoded by the coding sequence ATGCCTTGTTTTCGCTTACATACTGCTTCAGCAACGTACACCGCTTCTGATATCCAAAACCAAACGGATCAGCAGCACGATGCACTTACTGCTACGGCACTTGGTTTATGTAAAGACTGGTTCGACGGGAAAGAATGGTTTGAATTAAAAACATCGGGCTCAACAGGTGCGCCTAAAATTATTTCCATTCATCGCAGCCAGATTGAAGCAAGTGTAAACGCATCGATGGATTTTTTTGAATTACAACCATGCGACACAGTTGTCTGTCCATTGAGCATGCAGGTAATCGGCGGGCAAATGATGTTGTACCGCAGTATGATCGGCGGTTTAGATTTGTATATTCTGCCGGCAGATAAAAGTATCAGCCAGCTCGACACTTCTGTTGGGTATGTATTCATGCCTGTCTCAGCGATTCAACTGTATGAACTGCTCCAACATCACCCCGATAAAGTTGCTGCATTAAATCGTATGAAAAACATATTGATTGGAGGCAGTTCCATTTCTGATGCATTGCTTGCATCCATCCGCAAGCAGCTGCAAACAACCGTATGGCAATCCTATGGTATGACCGAAACCGTGTCGCATGTTGCCATGCGCTGCGTACATCCGGATACGGAAGCATATTATACGGCATTGCCGGATATTGAAATTGCCGTTGATCCGCGCGGCTGTTTAAAAATAAAAGGTGCTGTAACCAGGCATCAGTGGCTTCAGACAAACGATATAGTATCCTTGCGGAATGAAAAACAATTCCTGTTCATTGGCCGTGCTGATTTTACGGTCAATTCAGGCGGTATTAAAATTCAGGTTGAACCGGTTGAAAAAATCATCGATACATTGTTTCAGGAATGGCAGATTAACACCGCATTTTTTGTAGCAGGGAAAGCAGATGATGCGTTTGGAGAAAAATTAATTCTGGTAGTGGAAGATCCGGATCTCTCCCCTGAACTTCAAACAAACATATTGCATGAACTTGGAAAACGGCTTCCCAAATACCACACGCCTAAAGCGATTCAAACGATTCGGTTCTGTTATACCGCTTCCGGAAAAATCAACCGAAGCGAAACATTAAGGCAAAAATAA
- the blaOXA gene encoding class D beta-lactamase — protein sequence MKSTYILIIAGIILFLSTGHKHKQKEKIRNDFKEFFEANHADGSFMLYDQNADSYIYYNKPLTTEMYSPASTFKICNSLIGLETGVIKDADFVIPWDSISRSYYLWNQDTDLKTAFKNSTVWYYQELARRVGGERMNYWLKKSQYGNADTTGGIDQFWLTGGLRISPEQQIDFLKALRNNTLPFSQCSMDIVKDIMIAKDTLGYVVRAKTGWSVTSANYIGWYVGYVEKGGNVYYFSTCMLTRGLDDTYIRNARKEITYSILNKLNIISSNP from the coding sequence ATGAAATCAACATATATATTAATTATAGCCGGGATTATACTCTTTTTGTCTACCGGACATAAACACAAACAGAAAGAAAAAATCAGAAATGATTTTAAGGAATTTTTTGAAGCGAATCATGCAGACGGTTCTTTTATGTTATATGATCAAAATGCCGATTCATATATTTATTATAATAAGCCATTGACAACTGAAATGTATTCACCTGCTTCAACATTTAAAATTTGTAATTCGTTGATTGGTTTAGAAACGGGTGTTATTAAAGATGCTGATTTTGTTATTCCATGGGATAGTATTTCCCGTAGTTATTATTTATGGAATCAGGATACAGACTTAAAGACTGCGTTTAAAAATTCCACCGTATGGTATTATCAGGAGTTAGCCCGTCGTGTTGGTGGGGAGAGAATGAATTACTGGCTTAAAAAGTCACAGTACGGGAATGCTGACACTACGGGTGGTATAGATCAATTTTGGCTTACAGGAGGTTTACGTATTTCTCCTGAGCAGCAAATTGATTTTTTGAAAGCACTCCGGAATAATACCTTACCTTTTTCACAGTGCAGCATGGATATTGTAAAAGATATTATGATTGCTAAAGATACACTTGGTTATGTTGTTCGTGCCAAAACAGGGTGGAGTGTTACATCTGCTAATTACATAGGCTGGTATGTAGGTTATGTAGAAAAAGGAGGGAACGTATATTATTTCAGTACCTGTATGTTAACACGTGGCCTTGATGATACATATATACGAAACGCACGCAAAGAAATTACCTATTCAATATTAAACAAGCTGAATATTATATCTTCAAATCCATGA
- a CDS encoding ROK family protein: MILGIDVGGTSVKFGLVTPEGEIQNATRFMTADWVNGIGFVESMKLEIGNFLKQYPIVKGVGIGWPGLVSLDRTKVILLPNIPSVVNVPIVEILRSEFPHIHFKIENDAKCAALGEYYFGENKRMQTFILLALGTGVGSGVMMNGKLFIGGRGNGTEVGHMLTTRGKSLENQVGINHLIAYTHEQLALDVAKKSSLHTIAELSPKVIADHAAQGDALALAVWADIGTIIGESLVNIVRVMDLNNILLGGGISGAFDYFVPNLKKAMLEHLPTYYTDDMYIGKATLENDAGLLGAAGLIMEAI, encoded by the coding sequence ATGATTTTAGGAATTGACGTAGGTGGAACTTCGGTAAAATTTGGTTTGGTTACTCCTGAAGGAGAAATACAAAACGCTACACGTTTTATGACGGCCGACTGGGTAAACGGTATTGGTTTTGTTGAATCGATGAAGCTGGAAATAGGAAATTTTTTGAAACAATACCCAATAGTAAAAGGTGTTGGAATCGGCTGGCCGGGTTTAGTTTCTCTGGACCGCACTAAAGTTATCCTGCTACCGAATATCCCTTCTGTGGTAAATGTGCCTATTGTTGAGATCCTGCGTTCAGAATTTCCGCATATCCATTTTAAAATTGAAAACGATGCGAAATGCGCTGCATTGGGTGAATATTATTTTGGAGAAAACAAACGCATGCAGACCTTTATTCTACTTGCGTTGGGTACAGGAGTTGGTTCCGGTGTTATGATGAACGGCAAGCTGTTTATCGGCGGCCGTGGTAATGGTACAGAAGTGGGGCACATGCTTACAACAAGAGGCAAGTCATTGGAAAATCAGGTTGGGATCAATCATCTGATCGCCTACACACATGAACAGCTGGCATTAGATGTAGCAAAGAAAAGCAGCTTACATACAATAGCTGAATTATCTCCGAAAGTAATTGCAGATCATGCTGCTCAGGGCGATGCTTTGGCATTGGCTGTATGGGCAGATATCGGTACAATTATCGGTGAAAGTCTTGTGAATATTGTACGAGTAATGGATCTGAATAATATTTTATTAGGCGGCGGTATTTCAGGAGCCTTTGATTATTTCGTTCCGAATCTGAAGAAAGCAATGCTGGAACATTTGCCAACATACTATACAGATGATATGTACATCGGTAAAGCTACGCTAGAGAACGATGCAGGCCTGCTGGGTGCTGCCGGACTGATCATGGAAGCGATATAA